GTGGGAAGCGCCGAAACCAGAGCACCTCTCCCTGCCGATCGTAGACTCGGACGCCAAAGCCCCAGTCGCTGACCAGCACCCGCTGTCCATCGGCACTGATGCTGCCGCCGGTGACAAAGGCGGTGTAGAAGTCCCTGCTCCACTGGACCGCGCCGGTCCGTGCATCCCAGAGGCTGAACGTCCCGTCCTTGCCGCCCGAGCCAACGAGCGTGCCACTGGTGTCCATGGCAATGAAGAAAAACGGCCAGAACTCGTTGTTGCCGGTCCATCGGGTTGTCCCTGTTGATGAATCGACGAGGTGAAGTTTCCAGTCTCCAGCCCCAACGGCGAGCGCAGTGCCATCGGGCGTGAAGCGCAGCGCCCGGATCTGGCCGCCGAACGGTTTGGACCAGAGGACGTCTCCCGCGAGGTTGAACATCACGAGCCAGCCGTTGGATCCGCCCGCGGCGAGGCGTTGGCCGTTGGGACTGAACGCCGTGGCGCCGCTGGTGAAGAACCCCCCGCCAAGCTCGCTGTTTGGCGGGTAGAGCCCGTTCCGGTCCTGGGCTCGGTCGGTCGACCAGAGGACCCCGCCGGTCAGTTGATCGATCAGGTGCAGCTTACCGTGCCAGTCCATGCCGGCGGCGTATCTACCATCGGGACGCAGGCCGCGGGCCTGATCTCGGGGATCGGCGGGACAACCATCGTGGTGCTCACCTACCTGAGATCAC
This SAR202 cluster bacterium DNA region includes the following protein-coding sequences:
- a CDS encoding WD40 repeat domain-containing protein, giving the protein MDWHGKLHLIDQLTGGVLWSTDRAQDRNGLYPPNSELGGGFFTSGATAFSPNGQRLAAGGSNGWLVMFNLAGDVLWSKPFGGQIRALRFTPDGTALAVGAGDWKLHLVDSSTGTTRWTGNNEFWPFFFIAMDTSGTLVGSGGKDGTFSLWDARTGAVQWSRDFYTAFVTGGSISADGQRVLVSDWGFGVRVYDRQGEVLWFRRFPHAVAAMTADGMLVFVTSYDPELRRSDFWLLDDTGRVIWSYTPDLNQYCQNTLSPFPRGQFLTMRLAPSYSGTVKAAAACIGGSVFEFSIPVAP